The Bacilli bacterium PM5-9 genome contains the following window.
AGAACAGTTGCTTCGAGTATGAGTTTAACAAAAAGAAATATTCATCTATATATATCACATGCTTTATTTGGTTTATTTGTTTGGCTTGTATTTTCGACTTTTACAATAATTCTTAATCCAGATGTAGCGTTTAGTGATCATCATAAAATGTTTTTAGTAAATAGTTTTGTTTTTACTTTTTGTGCGACTGCGTTAGCTTTTATGATTGGTCAATTAATTAAAAAACAAACTATAATTTCAGCTGTAAATAATATAGTTGGATTAGGAATGAGCTTTATTTCAGGAGCATTTATACCACAAGCTTTATTAGGAAGCGTTGTTCTTTCAGTAGCAAGTTTTACACCTGCATACTGGTATGTTTTAAATAATGAAAAAATTACTGAAATGGCTTCATTTAATTTAGATGCATTAATGATGCCACTCTTAATTCAAATAGGTTTTGTGATAGCATTCTGCACTATTGCATTATCACTTTCAAAATATAAGTTAGAAAAAAGATAATAACATTATAATATGACATACTACTGTCATATTATTTTGTTATAATGTATTAAATTAAGAGGAGGTTATTAAAATGAAAGAAAAATTAAGTCAAGAAGAGCTAGAAAAAATGAATTTCTGTCAATCATGTGGAATGGTAATGCAACATGATGATAGCAAATATGGAACAAATAAAGATGGTAGTAAAAATAGTGAATATTGTTATTACTGTTATGAAGGTGGTGCTTTTACAACTGATGATACAATGGAGAGTATGATTGAAATGGTTGCTAAACCAACTGCTGATGCTTTAGGTTTAGAAGTTGAAGAGGCAAAGAAAGAATTGTTTGCATTCTTTCCAACACTAAAAAGGTGGCAATAATGAGATTTATTAAAATTAATAGTTCTAATGTTGATACTGAACATTTTGGGTGTGCTTTAAGTAATAAGGATGAAACATCTAGTAAAAGAGAGTGGATTAAAGAAAACTTGAAAAATGATTATACTTTTTTAAAATTAGATGCTAGAGGAAAAGTTTTTATTGAATATGTTCCATTAGATAATGCTTGTACTTGTATCAAGGGTGATAACTATCTTTTTATTGATTGTTTTTGGGTATCAGGTAGTTTTAAAAATAAAGGAATAGGTAAAGAGTTATTAACACAGTGTTTAAATGAAGCAAAACAAAAAGGTTATAATGGTGTGGTTGCTTTATCTGCTAAAACTAAAAAACCATTTCTATCTGATCCAAAGTTTTATAAAAAGCATGGTTTTGAAGTTGTTGATACTTTTAAACCATATTATGAATTGTTATGTTTAAAATTTAAAGATGCTAAAAATCCAGAATTTATAAGTAATGAGTTTAAATATAGTAAAGATGGTATTTGTATAATTTATAGCCAACATTGTCCTTTTACTAAAAGCAATGTAGAAAAAATAAAAAAAGTAGTAGAAAAATTTAAGATACCATTTGAAGCAGTTAAGATTGATAGTATCCAAAAGGGTAAAGAGGCACCTAATCCATTTACTACATATTCTTTTTATGATAATGGAGAGTTTATTACAAATGAAATTTTTAGTGAAAAGAAACTTTTAAAGTATCTTGAAACAAGAGAGATTAGTAAATAATTTCTCTTTTTTATTTATTACATTATTTATGTATGAACAATAGGAATATTAGACACATAAATTTAGTGGTGTTATAATTAAGGACGCAAAGGTGTTGATATTTAATGAAGAAATTTGGTTTATTTTTAATTGCAGTACTTAGTCTATGCTTTGTTGAAGATATTGAAGCAGCTAAAAAATGTAATACAAATAACAATGTAAAAACTTGTACTGAAGTATCAGGTAATTTTTACTATGAGGATGTTTATACATATCAAGATACATCATTAAAAAAATATAAAAAAATTGTTTTAATGAAAAAATCTAAAGATAAAAAAGTTACATTTTATAACAAAACATCAAATTATACTAACTCAGGAATATTTGCTAATAGCACTTATCTTGAAAATAATGCTAGTAATAATTTAATAAAAAGTATTACAACAAGTGCTCATACGAATGGTAAAAAAGCTACAGTTGTTCAAAGAAACTATACAAGCAATAAGAATACATATACATTAACAACCAAATTTAATGCAAATGGATATCAATATTTTTATTATTCAATTAATACAAAAGCAAATAAAGTAACTTTATCAAAAAAATATACGATTAATGGAAAAGTAAATAGTTCAAGTGAGGATATTTATAATAATAAAAATAAATTAACAAAAAATATTTCAATTTCATATCATTGCAATGGTAAAAAGAAACAAATAGTTGAAAAAAGATATTCTGAAAATAGAGTTTATTATACATTAACAAAAAAATATTCAACTAAAGGATATATAAATTATTATTATCTAGTAAATACTAGTGGTAGTAAAATAATTACACAAAAAAAATATAATAGTAAAGGTAAAATAAAAACAACAATAGTTACTAAACATGATAAAAAGAGTATTGTTATTAGTAAAGCAACAACAACACATTATTCAAATGGAAGAAAAAATAAAGTAGTTACAAATAATTATACAAATAAAAAGTTAGTTAATGTTGTAACAAATGAATATAAAAACAATGCTAATAGTAATAGAATAGCTAATAATGTTTTATATTATAATAGTAAAGTAAAAAAATATAAAAGAATTACTAATTATTATAATGGATCATCATTTAAACATGTTGGAGTTAAAGATACAAGATACCATGAAACAAGTGGTAAAATAACAAGCAGTAATAGAACACAATACTATCATGGTACAACAAAAATTTATTATAAGGCAACATATACGTACAGTAATGGAAAGCACATTCAAAGTGCTACAACTTACTATACAAGTGCAGGAGTAAAATATAAATACAATTTAAAAAAATATAACACATCAGCAAAAAAGACATCTGATTTAACAACACATTATTCAAATAATAAAGCATATTTAAAAGTGGGATATTCATATCAAAGTACAACATATAAATATCATCGTACTGAATATAAAAATGGTGTAATTTGTTTAAACGATGTAACAACTTATAAAAATGGTACAATCACAAAAACAAACTATTTAAGAGAGTACTATAATAATAAAGGTGTATTAGTAGAAAAAGATGATGTTGTTTATTCAAGTGGTAATGTTAAAACAAGAAATAATACTATTAATTCAACAACAACTAGTTCTAAAGTTGCTTCTGTTTATCCAGTTACAAAAGGTTTAATAACATCACCATCATGGTTTTATCCAGCTAGTTTTGGTGGTGGGTGGCATCCAGGTATTGATGTAGCAACCTATTCAATAAAAACTTACGGCTATGCTCAACCAATTAAAGTAATTAATGATGCTACTGTAATTAAAAGAAGCAATACATGTGCATCAACTAATAGTTATGGTTGTGGTGAAGGTTTTGGAAACTATGTTGTTGTAGCAACACAAATTGATGGTAAATTTTATACTATTCTATATGCACATCAAACAAAATTAAGTTCATCAAAAGCAAAGCATAAAGAAGTATTAGATAAAGATAAAGTTGGTTATAAGAAAAATGAAGTAATTGGATATGTAGGTTCAAGTGGTTATTCATCTGGATATCATGTTCATATTCAAGTCCAAGAACATCGTTATGCAAAAAGCATTGCTGATATTCAAGCTCGATATAAAACATATAATAAGAATACTTTATTTAATGTTTCTTATAATGATTTAGGTAATAATAGTGATATTTTTACAATTAACCCTGATGTTTTATTTAATTTGAAATATAATAAGTCATGGTAAGCATTTTAAATGAAAATTTAAAGTGCTTTTTTTGTGAAAAAAAATTAACTTTAAAACATAATTGTTTATTTACGCTTTTTTTTTTGTTATAATATTAAAGATTGGCTAGGTGATAATATGAGAAAGAAGTTATTGTTTTTAGGATTATTAATTATAATAGCAATCTTAATACTAACAAACGAAAGAAAAAAAATAGTCTTTGTAAAAAATGAATCTGAAATTAAACTATATACTGATAAAGATATTGAAAGAGTAGATAATTTAATTGTTGATTTATATGAAGATAAAACAAAGGCACCTATATCTGGTATTGAACCAAAATATGCAACTGTAAAAAAAGAAAATACTTTATATTGTAATAAGGATAATACTTATGTAGTATCTCAAGAAAAAGGATATAATGTTATTTCTCAAGAAGAAGGTAATAATTATTCATACTATAAAGAAAAATATGGAAGTTGTGAATTGATTGGTAAAATTGAAAATGTTAATTTCACTGAAAAAGTAAGTGCTACTTATGCAAATAATAGTATTTATACTAACTTTGAATCATTGAGTGATATTGAAGTAAGTGGTATGGTTAGAGTAACTAAAGATGAAATTATTCCATTTGATTCACTATATACAAGATATACAAATCCAATTGCTTTTTCTAATGGCGTTATTATGATAAAAAATAATCGTAGTATTGTTGCTTTTGATAAAGAGGATAAAGAGATATTTAAACAAAATAATGATAGTAAAGATAGACGTGTTATTGCGATAAATAAAATTGGTAAATCATTCTTTATGGTTGTAAAAGTTAATAAAAAATATGTTTTAGAAGGTTATGATATTAATAACATTGAAAACATTGAAAAATCAAAACCAAATTTAAGTTATGATGTAACTGACTTCTTTAAAAAATTAAGTTTTGAAACATCTGAATTAACAACAAAACAAGGTCAATATTTTGGTGGATTTACTCTTGATGAATCAACACTAATTGTTTCAGCTGACTTTAGTAAAGTATTTTATTTAGATAATGCTGATACAACATTAGATATTAATAATGGTATTGCATATTTGAAAAAAGAAGAATTATATTATGTTGTAAATTTACACAATAGAAAAAGAGAACATATTGGCAATATTAAAGCTTTAAATTTTAAGTTAAGTGGTTCAGATATATTCTTTACAGTATTAGATAATGCAGGTAAAGAACAATATATAAAATTTTCAATTAGATAAGCAATGCTTATCTTTTTTAGGAGGAAAAATAGATGTATAAAGAAATAGCAAATACAATTAAAAAATTTGATAAAATCGCAATTTTCAGACATGAGTTTGCTGATCCAGATGCTTTAGGCTCTCAATTTGCTTTAAAGGAGCTAATTCAAGATAATTTTGAAAATAAAGAAGTATATGCTCTTGGGAAAAATGTTAAATCATTGAATGGTGTTTTATTTCCTTTAATGGATATTTGTGATGATGAAATAATAAAAGAATCACTAGTAATTGTTTTAGATACAGCAAATACTCAAAGAATAGATGATAAAAGGTATGCTTTAGGAAAAGAAATAATTAAAATAGATCATCATCCAGTAGTTGAAAATTATGGAAAATATAATTATATTGATGAAACAATTTGTGCAACTTCATTTTTCATTGCTAAATTTGCTTTAGAATTAGAATTGAAAATGAGTGAAATTTGTTCAACATATTTATATACTGGTATTGTGGGTGATACAGGAAGGTTTTTACATAATAATACTACTGCTCGTGTTATGGATATGTCAGCAACTTTAATTAGAAAAGGTGCTAATTTAAAAATGGTATATGATGCTATGTATTCAAGAACAATTAATGAAGTGCGATTGACAGGATTTATTCTTGATAATTTTAAAATATATAATGATGCAATTGCTTATTATATTTTAGAAGAAGAGGACTATAAAAGAATTGGTGTCGATTTTGAAAAAGCTAAAGAGTATGTTAATACTTTAGCCGATATTGAAGGTATTAAAATATGGGTTAGTGCAACATGGAATGCAAGCACAGGATTTTATCATGTTTCAGTAAGATCAAAAGATGTTACAATCAATGATGTTGCTCAAAAATTTGGAGGCGGTGGGCATAAACATGCTTCTGGAATTAAAACTAGTAAGTTAGAAAGATTTATGTTGATTTTGGATGAATTAAGTAAAAAAATCTAAATTATTTTTGTAAAAAAATAAAAAGTGAAAATTATAGTACATTATGATAATAAAAAAATACTTACTTGTATCAGCTGTGAAAATAGGTTATAATTATACTAGAGTTTAAGATAAAAATGGGAGGTATATTATGGATATCAGTGCATTAGATATCGTTATATTCATAGTTGCCTTTATACTTGGAGCATTATTTTTACAAGCTTTAAAACATTTTTCAATAATAAAAGCAAATACAAAAGCTGATGAAATTGTCGAAGAGGCAAATAAAAAGGCGATAAATATTGAAAAACATGCGATTCTAGATGCTAAAACACTAGCACATGAATATAAAATGGAAGCGGAGCAAGATATAAAGGCCCGTCGACAAGAAATAAGTGAATTAGAATTAAATTTATCTAAAAAAGAACAAGCTGCAGATAAAAGAGAACTGCTAATTTCAGGTCGACAAGAAATATTAACGAATAAAGAAGAAGAATTAGAAAGAAAATATGAAAAACTTAAAAAAGAGGAAGAGTTATTAGAAGATAAAAAGAAAGAACAAATTACTCTTTTAGAAAATATTTCTGGTTTTTCAAAACAAGAAGCTAAACAAGAGTTGGTAGAACAAGTTAAATCACAAATTCAAAATGAAATGAGTGCTTTAATAAAAGAAGCTGAAGAAGAAGCAAAAGAAAAATCTGAAGCAACTGCTAAAAATTTAGTTGCAATAGCAATCCAAAGATATAGTGCTGAACAAGCTAATGAAAGAACAATTGCTACTGTGGCTTTACCAAGTGAAGAAATGAAAGGAAGAATTATTGGTCGTGAAGGTCGTAATATCAGAGCTATTGAAGCTGCAACTGGTGTTGACTTAATCATTGATGATACTCCTGAGACAATTACAGTTTCATGTTTTGATCCAATTAGAAGAGAAATTGCTCGTCAATCATTAGATGCTTTAATTCAAGATGGTAGAATTCAGCCTTCAAGAATTGAAGAATTAGTTAAAAAATCAAAAAGCAATGTTGATAAAACTATTAAAGAAGCTGGAGAAGAGGCAATCTTTGAACTTGGTATTACTAAAATGCCTAAAGAATTAGTTACTTTAGTTGGAAAATTAAAGTATCGTACTTCATATGGTCAATCTGCTTTAAAACATTCAATGGAAGTTGCGTTTTTAACTGGTATGTTAGCTGCTGAAATTGGTGAAAATGAACAATTAGCACGTCGTGCGGGATTACTTCATGACATTGGAAAAGCTGTTGATTTTGAACAAGAAGGTTCACATATTGAATTAGGTGCAAAATATGCTAAAAAATATGGTGAGAATCCAGTTGTAATTAATGCAATTGAATCACATCATGGAAATGTACCGGCTAATGGAATTATTCCAATTTTAGTTGCTGCTGCTGATGCTTTATCGGCATCACGTCCAGGTGCTAGAATGGAATCATTAGAAAATTACATTCAACGTCTTGAAAAATTAGAAAAAATTGGTAATGAATTTGCTGGTGTTGAATCATGTTATGCAATCCAAGCTGGTCGTGAAATTAGAGTAATTGTTAAACCTGATGAAGTTGATGATATTGCTTGTTACACATTAGCAAGAGATATTAAAAATAAAATTGAAAAAGATTTGACTTATCCTGGTCAAATTAAAGTAAGTGTTTTAAGAGAAACTAAAGCAAGTGAAATTGCTAAATAAAATAGAACTTATGTTCTATTTTTTTGCTAGAAAAGAGGTATAGAAATGAATATCTTATTTATTGGAGATGTTTTTGGAGAAGTTGGTCGTGATTTAATTGATGAACATCTTCAGGAATTAAAAAAAGAGTATAAAATTGATTTTGTGATTGCTAATGGTGAGAATGCAACACATGGTAAAGGATTATTAAA
Protein-coding sequences here:
- a CDS encoding ribonuclease Y (product_source=KO:K18682; cath_funfam=1.10.3210.10,3.30.1370.10; cog=COG1418; ko=KO:K18682; pfam=PF00013,PF01966,PF12072; smart=SM00322,SM00471; superfamily=109604,54791,81573; tigrfam=TIGR03319; transmembrane_helix_parts=Inside_1_2,TMhelix_3_25,Outside_26_517), yielding MDISALDIVIFIVAFILGALFLQALKHFSIIKANTKADEIVEEANKKAINIEKHAILDAKTLAHEYKMEAEQDIKARRQEISELELNLSKKEQAADKRELLISGRQEILTNKEEELERKYEKLKKEEELLEDKKKEQITLLENISGFSKQEAKQELVEQVKSQIQNEMSALIKEAEEEAKEKSEATAKNLVAIAIQRYSAEQANERTIATVALPSEEMKGRIIGREGRNIRAIEAATGVDLIIDDTPETITVSCFDPIRREIARQSLDALIQDGRIQPSRIEELVKKSKSNVDKTIKEAGEEAIFELGITKMPKELVTLVGKLKYRTSYGQSALKHSMEVAFLTGMLAAEIGENEQLARRAGLLHDIGKAVDFEQEGSHIELGAKYAKKYGENPVVINAIESHHGNVPANGIIPILVAAADALSASRPGARMESLENYIQRLEKLEKIGNEFAGVESCYAIQAGREIRVIVKPDEVDDIACYTLARDIKNKIEKDLTYPGQIKVSVLRETKASEIAK
- a CDS encoding phosphoesterase RecJ-like protein (product_source=KO:K06881; cath_funfam=3.90.1640.10; cog=COG0618; ko=KO:K06881; pfam=PF01368,PF02272; superfamily=64182), which produces MYKEIANTIKKFDKIAIFRHEFADPDALGSQFALKELIQDNFENKEVYALGKNVKSLNGVLFPLMDICDDEIIKESLVIVLDTANTQRIDDKRYALGKEIIKIDHHPVVENYGKYNYIDETICATSFFIAKFALELELKMSEICSTYLYTGIVGDTGRFLHNNTTARVMDMSATLIRKGANLKMVYDAMYSRTINEVRLTGFILDNFKIYNDAIAYYILEEEDYKRIGVDFEKAKEYVNTLADIEGIKIWVSATWNASTGFYHVSVRSKDVTINDVAQKFGGGGHKHASGIKTSKLERFMLILDELSKKI
- a CDS encoding hypothetical protein (product_source=Hypo-rule applied; superfamily=52374,82615; transmembrane_helix_parts=Inside_1_4,TMhelix_5_22,Outside_23_370); the protein is MRKKLLFLGLLIIIAILILTNERKKIVFVKNESEIKLYTDKDIERVDNLIVDLYEDKTKAPISGIEPKYATVKKENTLYCNKDNTYVVSQEKGYNVISQEEGNNYSYYKEKYGSCELIGKIENVNFTEKVSATYANNSIYTNFESLSDIEVSGMVRVTKDEIIPFDSLYTRYTNPIAFSNGVIMIKNNRSIVAFDKEDKEIFKQNNDSKDRRVIAINKIGKSFFMVVKVNKKYVLEGYDINNIENIEKSKPNLSYDVTDFFKKLSFETSELTTKQGQYFGGFTLDESTLIVSADFSKVFYLDNADTTLDINNGIAYLKKEELYYVVNLHNRKREHIGNIKALNFKLSGSDIFFTVLDNAGKEQYIKFSIR
- a CDS encoding ribosomal protein S18 acetylase RimI-like enzyme (product_source=COG0456; cath_funfam=3.40.630.30; cog=COG0456; pfam=PF13508,PF14268; superfamily=52833,55729), with product MRFIKINSSNVDTEHFGCALSNKDETSSKREWIKENLKNDYTFLKLDARGKVFIEYVPLDNACTCIKGDNYLFIDCFWVSGSFKNKGIGKELLTQCLNEAKQKGYNGVVALSAKTKKPFLSDPKFYKKHGFEVVDTFKPYYELLCLKFKDAKNPEFISNEFKYSKDGICIIYSQHCPFTKSNVEKIKKVVEKFKIPFEAVKIDSIQKGKEAPNPFTTYSFYDNGEFITNEIFSEKKLLKYLETREISK
- a CDS encoding murein DD-endopeptidase MepM/ murein hydrolase activator NlpD (product_source=COG0739; cog=COG0739; pfam=PF01551; superfamily=160113,51261), which encodes MKKFGLFLIAVLSLCFVEDIEAAKKCNTNNNVKTCTEVSGNFYYEDVYTYQDTSLKKYKKIVLMKKSKDKKVTFYNKTSNYTNSGIFANSTYLENNASNNLIKSITTSAHTNGKKATVVQRNYTSNKNTYTLTTKFNANGYQYFYYSINTKANKVTLSKKYTINGKVNSSSEDIYNNKNKLTKNISISYHCNGKKKQIVEKRYSENRVYYTLTKKYSTKGYINYYYLVNTSGSKIITQKKYNSKGKIKTTIVTKHDKKSIVISKATTTHYSNGRKNKVVTNNYTNKKLVNVVTNEYKNNANSNRIANNVLYYNSKVKKYKRITNYYNGSSFKHVGVKDTRYHETSGKITSSNRTQYYHGTTKIYYKATYTYSNGKHIQSATTYYTSAGVKYKYNLKKYNTSAKKTSDLTTHYSNNKAYLKVGYSYQSTTYKYHRTEYKNGVICLNDVTTYKNGTITKTNYLREYYNNKGVLVEKDDVVYSSGNVKTRNNTINSTTTSSKVASVYPVTKGLITSPSWFYPASFGGGWHPGIDVATYSIKTYGYAQPIKVINDATVIKRSNTCASTNSYGCGEGFGNYVVVATQIDGKFYTILYAHQTKLSSSKAKHKEVLDKDKVGYKKNEVIGYVGSSGYSSGYHVHIQVQEHRYAKSIADIQARYKTYNKNTLFNVSYNDLGNNSDIFTINPDVLFNLKYNKSW
- a CDS encoding hypothetical protein (product_source=Hypo-rule applied; cath_funfam=3.30.40.10; pfam=PF12674; superfamily=57903), encoding MKEKLSQEELEKMNFCQSCGMVMQHDDSKYGTNKDGSKNSEYCYYCYEGGAFTTDDTMESMIEMVAKPTADALGLEVEEAKKELFAFFPTLKRWQ